A single Elephas maximus indicus isolate mEleMax1 chromosome 2, mEleMax1 primary haplotype, whole genome shotgun sequence DNA region contains:
- the PCDH12 gene encoding protocadherin-12 — MMQLLQLLLGLWGPGGYLFLSGECQEVATLTVKYQVSEEVPSGTVIGKLSQELGWKERHELEVAAFQVLQLPQVLAIQVDAEDGLLSTGRRLDREQLCRQRDPCLVSFDVLATEDLTLIHVEIQVLDINDHQPQFPKGEQELEISESASLHTRIPLDRAVDPDTGSNTLHSYTLSPSEHFALDVIVGPDETKYAELVVVKELDREIHSFFDLVLTAYDSGDPPKSGTSLVKVNVLDSNDNSPVFAESSLALEIQEDAALGTLLIKLTATDPDQGPNGEVEFFLSKHVPPEVLETFSIDAKTGQVILRQTLDYEKNPAYEVDVQARDLGPNPIPAHCKVLIKVLDVNDNAPSIHVTWASQSPLVSETVPKDSFIALVVANDLDSGNNGLVHCWLSQELGHFRLKRTNGNTYMLLTNATLDREQWPKYTLTLLAQDQGLQPLSAKKQLSIQISDANDNAPVFEKSRYEISTRENNQPSLHLITVKAHDADLGINGKISYRIQDSPVSHLVAIDADTGEVTAQRTLDYEQMARFEFQVIAEDRGQPQLASSVSMCVSLLDANDNAPEVVQPVLSNGKASLSVLVNASTGYLLVPIETLNGLGPADADILPPATHSPPPFLLMTIVARDADSGANGELLYSIRRGNKACLFVLSPHLGQLFINVTNASSLIGSEWELEIVVEDRGSPSLQTQALLKVMFVTSVDHLRDLAHEPGTLSTSVLTVICLVVLVAIFGLILALVMSICRTEKKDNRAYNCREAESTYRHQPKRPQKHIQKTDIHLVPVLRGQVDEPGEVGQPHKDTGKEANMSEIWDPYLQAPFHLTPTLYRTLRNQGNLGELAESQEVLQDTVNLLFNHPRQRNASRENLNLPEPQPTMGQPCSRPLKATGSPTGRLPGDQDLGEAQLSPPASSATLRRKRNLNGKVAPEKESGPRQILRSLVRLSVAAFAERNPVEELTMDSPPVQQISQLLSLLHQGQFQPKPNHRGNKYLAKPSSGSRSAVLDTEGPGARVGGQAELDQEEGLLDPEEDLSVKQLLEEELSSLLDPHTGLALDRLSAPDPAWMARLSLSLTTNYRDNVCSPDAATSEEPRTFQTFGKAAGPELSPTGTRLASTFLSEMSSLLEMLLAQRSSVVPVEAASEVLRRLSVCGRTLSLDLATSGALGTETQEGPGGKKGAKGRTGSSSSSRGL, encoded by the exons ATGATGCAACTTCTGCAGCTTCTGCTGGGGCTTTGGGGGCCAGGTGGCTATTTGTTCCTTTCAGGGGAATGTCAGGAGGTGGCTACTCTCACTGTGAAATACCAAGTATCAGAGGAAGTGCCGTCTGGCACAGTGATAGGGAAGCTATCCCAGGAATTGGGCTGGAAGGAGAGGCATGAGCTGGaggtagctgccttccaggtCTTGCAGCTGCCTCAAGTGCTCGCCATTCAGGTGGATGCTGAGGATGGCTTGCTCAGCACTGGGAGGCGGCTAGACAGAGAGCAGCTCTGCCGGCAGCGGGATCCCTGCCTGGTTTCCTTTGACGTGCTTGCCACAGAGGATTTGACTCTGATTCACGTTGAGATCCAGGTGCTGGACATCAATGACCACCAACCGCAGTTTCCCAAAGGTGAGCAGGAGCTGGAAATCTCTGAGAGTGCCTCTCTGCATACCCGGATCCCCCTGGACAGAGCTGTTGACCCAGACACTGGCTCCAACACACTGCACTCATACACTCTGTCTCCCAGTGAACACTTTGCCCTGGATGTCATCGTGGGGCCTGATGAGACCAAATATGCAGAACTCGTGGTGGTGAAGGAGCTGGACCGGGAAATCCACTCATTTTTTGATTTGGTGTTAACTGCCTATGACAGTGGGGACCCCCCTAAGTCAGGCACTAGCCTGGTCAAGGTCAATGTCCTGGACTCCAATGACAATAGCCCTGTGTTTGCTGAGAGCTCGCTGGCACTAGAAATCCAAGAAGATGCTGCCCTTGGTACTCTCCTCATAAAGTTGACTGCCACAGACCCTGACCAAGGCCCCAATGGGGAGGTGGAGTTTTTCCTCAGCAAGCACGTGCCTCCAGAAGTGCTAGAAACCTTCAGTATTGATGCTAAGACAGGCCAGGTCATTCTGCGTCAAACACTAGACTATGAGAAGAATCCTGCCTATGAGGTGGATGTCCAGGCGAGAGACCTAGGTCCCAATCCCATCCCAGCCCATTGCAAAGTTCTCATCAAGGTTCTGGACGTCAATGACAATGCCCCGAGCATCCATGTCACATGGGCCTCCCAGTCACCACTGGTGTCAGAAACTGTTCCCAAGGATAGTTTCATTGCTCTCGTCGTGGCAAATGACTTGGACTCAGGAAATAATGGTCTGGTCCACTGTTGGCTGAGCCAAGAGCTGGGCCACTTCAGGCTGAAAAGGACCAATGGCAACACATATATGCTGCTAACCAATGCCACGCTGGACAGGGAGCAGTGGCCCAAGTATACTctcactctgttagcccaagaccaaGGACTCCAGCCCTTATCAGCCAAGAAACAGCTCAGCATTCAAATCAGTGATGCCAATGATAACGCACCTGTGTTTGAGAAGAGCAGGTATGAGATCTCCACTAGGGAAAACAATCAACCCTCTCTTCACCTCATCACTGTCAAGGCTCATGATGCAGACTTGGGCATCAATGGAAAAATCTCATACCGCATCCAGGACTCCCCAGTTTCTCACTTGGTAGCTATTGATGCAGACACAGGAGAGGTCACTGCTCAGAGGACACTGGACTatgagcagatggccaggtttgAGTTCCAGGTGATTGCGGAGGATAGGGGGCAGCCCCAGCTTGCATCTAgtgtctccatgtgtgtcagcctCCTGGATGCCAACGATAATGCCCCAGAAGTGGTTCAGCCTGTGCTCAGCAATGGAAAAGCCAGCCTCTCAGTACTTGTAAATGCCTCCACGGGCTACCTTCTGGTGCCCATCGAGACTCTCAATGGCTTGGGTCCAGCAGATGCTGACATACTACCACCGGCCACCCACAGCCCCCCGCCATTCCTTTTGATGACCATTGTGGCAAGGGACGCAGACTCAGGGGCAAATGGAGAGCTCCTCTACAGCATTCGGAGGGGTAACAAAGCTTGCCTCTTTGTCCTCAGCCCCCACCTGGGGCAGCTGTTCATCAATGTCACCAATGCCAGTAGCCTCATTGGGAGTGAGTGGGAGCTGGAGATAGTGGTAGAGGACCGTGGCAGCCCCTCCTTGCAGACCCAAGCCCTGTTGAAGGTCATGTTTGTCACCAGCGTGGACCACCTGAGGGACTTGGCCCATGAGCCCGGGACCCTAAGCACATCCGTGCTGACGGTGATTTGCCTGGTTGTACTGGTGGCCATTTTCGGGTTGATCTTGGCTCTGGTCATGTCCATCTGCCGAACGGAGAAGAAGGACAACCGGGCTTACAACTGTCGGGAGGCTGAGTCCACTTACCGCCACCAGCCCAAGAGGCCCCAGAAACATATTCAGAAGACGGACATCCACCTTGTGCCTGTGCTCAGGGGTCAGGTGGATGAGCCTGGTGAAGTTGGACAGCCCCACAAGGACACAGGCAAGGAAGCGAATATGAGTGAAATCTGGGACCCCTACCTGCAGGCCCCCTTTCACCTCACTCCGACCTTGTACAGGACCCTGCGTAACCAAGGCAACCTGGGAGAACTAGCTGAGAGCCAGGAGGTGCTGCAGGACACAGTCAACCTCCTTTTTAACCACCCCAGGCAGAGGAATGCCTCCCGGGAGAACCTGAACCTTCCTGAGCCCCAGCCCACCATGGGCCAGCCATGCTCAAGGCCCCTGAAGGCTACAGGCAGCCCCACTGGGAGACTGCCTGGAGACCAGGATCTTGGGGAGGCTCAGCTAAGCCCACCAGCCTCCTCGGCAACCCTGAGGCGGAAGCGGAATCTCAATGGCAAAGTGGCTCCTGAGAAAGAGTCAGGCCCCCGTCAGATCCTGCGGAGCCTGGTCCGGCTGTCCGTGGCTGCCTTCGCAGAGCGGAACCCTGTGGAGGAGCTCACCATGGATTCTCCGCCTGTTCAG CAAATTTCCCAGCTGCTGTCCTTGCTGCATCAGGGCCAATTCCAGCCCAAACCAAACCACCGGGGAAATAAGTACTTGGCCAAGCCCAGCAGCGGCAGCAG GAGTGCAGTGCTAGACACGGAAGGCCCAGGTGCCAGGGTTGGTGGCCAGGCAGAACTAGACCAGGAAGAAGGGCTCTTGGACCCTGAAGAAGACCTGTCTGTAAAGCAGCTGCTAGAAGAAGAGCTGTCGAGCCTACTGGACCCCCACACAG GCCTGGCCCTGGACCGGCTGAGCGCCCCCGACCCGGCCTGGATGGCGAGGCTCTCTTTGTCCCTCACCACCAACTACCGCGACAACGTGTGTTCCCCAGACGCTGCGACCTCTGAGGAGCCTCGGACCTTCCAGACGTTCGGGAAGGCGGCGGGGCCCGAGCTGAGCCCTACGGGCACGCGGCTGGCCAGCACCTTCCTTTCCGAGATGAGCTCGCTGTTGGAGATGCTGCTGGCGCAGCGCTCCAGCGTGGTGCCCGTGGAGGCCGCCTCTGAGGTGCTGCGGCGGCTGTCGGTCTGCGGGAGGACCCTCAGTCTGGACCTGGCCACCAGCGGGGCGTTGGGCACGGAAACCCAGGAGGGCCCTGGTGGAAAGAAGGGGGCCAAGGGCAGGACcggcagcagtagcagcagcagggGCCTGTGA